One Chitinophagaceae bacterium C216 genomic window carries:
- the ispB gene encoding Octaprenyl diphosphate synthase → MFVFLSARLFGPTTESTYRAASLVEILHTATLVHDDVVDDSLERRGFFSVYALWKNKASVLVGDYLLAKGLILSLENNDYEILHILTDAVRRMSEGELLQLEKARTLNIKEEIYYEIIRNKTASLLASACSAGAWSSSQNQEYADLMRNFGEKTGIAFQIKDDLFDYASEDVGKPTGNDIKEKKMTLPLIYTLNNCDQSTRRKIINIVKNNNNDKKKIEWVLETVKSTGGIEYATQKMYDYKKEALDILQQCPDNEFRKGLEDLVNYVTERKY, encoded by the coding sequence ATGTTTGTTTTCTTATCCGCTCGGCTATTTGGACCCACCACCGAATCTACCTATCGCGCTGCATCACTGGTAGAAATTCTGCACACGGCCACTCTGGTACACGATGATGTGGTAGATGACTCCCTGGAAAGAAGAGGTTTTTTTTCGGTTTATGCCTTATGGAAAAACAAAGCATCGGTGTTAGTAGGAGACTACCTACTGGCTAAAGGCCTCATTCTCTCGCTGGAAAACAATGACTACGAAATTCTCCATATCCTGACGGACGCTGTGCGAAGAATGAGTGAAGGAGAATTACTCCAACTGGAAAAAGCCCGCACGCTGAATATTAAGGAGGAAATTTATTACGAAATTATTCGCAACAAAACCGCCTCGCTACTGGCTTCTGCTTGTAGTGCTGGAGCATGGTCTTCTTCTCAAAATCAAGAATATGCCGACCTTATGCGCAATTTTGGAGAAAAAACCGGTATTGCATTTCAAATAAAGGACGATTTATTCGATTATGCAAGCGAAGACGTAGGCAAACCTACCGGAAACGACATCAAGGAAAAGAAGATGACGCTACCGCTAATTTATACGCTTAATAACTGCGACCAGTCTACCCGTAGAAAAATCATCAACATTGTAAAAAACAATAATAACGACAAAAAGAAAATTGAATGGGTGCTGGAAACCGTAAAAAGTACCGGAGGAATTGAGTACGCCACTCAGAAGATGTATGACTACAAAAAAGAAGCCTTGGATATACTGCAACAATGTCCTGACAATGAATTCCGGAAAGGTTTGGAAGATTTAGTAAATTACGTCACCGAAAGAAAATATTAA
- the recJ gene encoding Single-stranded-DNA-specific exonuclease RecJ: protein MKRWNILQADEKEVSALQEALKINRNLCKVLVQRGIKTFEDAKNFFRPQLSHLHNPWLMKGMQKAVDRIQLAFTQQEKILVFGDYDVDGTTAVACMYRFLKSLYPEVGFYIPHRHKEGYGISKKGIDYAKEHNYTLVVALDCGIKSVELIDYANTLGIDFIICDHHLPDEKIPNAVAVLNPKQKDCNYPYKELCGCGVGFKLICALCQQLQLPTAKAYEYLDLVATAIAADIVPITGENRVLAFFGLQKANENPNAGIKALATLSQAKMPLRISDLVFLIAPRVNAAGRMDDATKAVQLFIASSYEEALEYARLLHTDNNTRKESDLNITTEALQLIAQNEDWVHRKSTVVYQPHWHKGVVGIVASRLIEHHYRPTVVLTENGNYATGSARSVPGFNLYEAIHACREYLISYGGHYAAAGLTLEKHHIDAFRDKFEEVVTATITEDLLIPEILIDAIVELKEISDKFYNILQQMEPFGPENMTPVFLARGVQDFGHSRIVKEKHLRLVVRQDNATFVGIGFNMADKFPIVQSGQPFDIVFKVDENEWNGQKNLQLRVEDIKPYEN from the coding sequence ATGAAGCGCTGGAATATATTACAGGCCGATGAAAAAGAGGTGTCGGCATTACAGGAAGCACTTAAAATTAATCGCAACTTATGTAAAGTGCTGGTACAACGGGGCATCAAAACTTTCGAGGACGCTAAAAACTTTTTTCGCCCGCAACTGTCACATCTTCACAACCCATGGTTGATGAAAGGCATGCAAAAAGCGGTGGATCGCATACAACTAGCCTTTACGCAGCAAGAAAAAATTCTCGTTTTCGGCGATTATGACGTAGATGGTACTACGGCAGTAGCCTGTATGTACCGGTTTTTAAAAAGCTTATATCCCGAAGTAGGTTTTTACATCCCTCACCGCCACAAAGAAGGATACGGTATTAGTAAAAAAGGTATTGACTATGCAAAAGAGCATAATTATACTTTGGTAGTAGCTCTCGATTGTGGCATCAAATCCGTTGAGCTTATCGATTATGCCAACACACTAGGTATTGACTTCATTATCTGCGACCATCACCTTCCCGATGAAAAAATACCCAATGCTGTAGCAGTTTTAAATCCTAAACAAAAAGACTGCAACTACCCCTACAAGGAATTATGCGGATGCGGCGTGGGGTTTAAACTGATCTGCGCCCTTTGCCAGCAACTACAGTTGCCAACAGCAAAAGCTTACGAATATCTTGATCTCGTAGCCACAGCCATTGCAGCAGATATTGTACCCATCACCGGTGAAAACCGTGTCTTGGCTTTTTTCGGATTGCAAAAAGCAAATGAAAATCCTAACGCCGGTATCAAAGCATTAGCAACTCTAAGCCAGGCGAAAATGCCGTTACGCATCAGCGATTTGGTATTTCTTATAGCCCCCAGAGTAAATGCTGCCGGCAGAATGGATGATGCTACCAAAGCGGTACAACTCTTTATAGCGTCTTCTTACGAGGAGGCTTTGGAATATGCAAGATTATTACATACAGATAATAATACAAGAAAAGAAAGTGATCTCAATATTACTACCGAAGCCTTGCAGTTGATTGCGCAGAACGAAGACTGGGTTCACCGCAAGTCTACAGTAGTGTATCAACCACATTGGCACAAAGGTGTTGTGGGCATCGTAGCTTCACGACTAATTGAGCATCATTACCGCCCCACAGTAGTCCTCACTGAAAACGGTAACTATGCTACCGGAAGCGCCCGCAGCGTTCCCGGATTTAATTTGTATGAAGCTATTCACGCCTGCAGGGAATATCTAATCTCTTATGGAGGTCATTATGCTGCAGCCGGCCTTACCCTGGAAAAACACCATATCGATGCATTCAGAGATAAATTTGAAGAAGTGGTAACTGCCACCATTACGGAAGATCTACTAATTCCTGAAATCCTCATAGATGCCATAGTAGAACTAAAAGAAATCTCCGATAAGTTTTATAACATTTTACAACAAATGGAGCCTTTTGGCCCTGAAAATATGACACCGGTTTTTTTGGCTCGCGGTGTACAAGATTTTGGTCATAGCAGAATTGTAAAAGAAAAGCATTTACGCTTAGTGGTAAGACAAGATAATGCAACATTTGTGGGCATTGGTTTCAATATGGCTGATAAATTTCCGATAGTCCAGAGTGGTCAACCCTTTGATATTGTATTTAAGGTGGATGAAAACGAGTGGAACGGACAAAAAAATCTACAACTACGCGTGGAAGATATAAAGCCGTACGAAAATTAG